DNA from Streptococcus parasuis:
CAGCTCTGCTATTTCCCGACCATCGACCTTGAGATTGACAATCTCCACCAACTCTTGGTCAGCGCTCCCATCCAGCTGTCCCCGCTTGACCTGAGTCACCAAAGCGTACCACTTGCTATTGGCAGGATGGCGAAAAGCCCCCGTCTCTGGTGACTTGGCAAAGGGATAATCAGGAAGTTCCCCCCACTTCTCCTTGATGAGCTGGGCTATGCGGTTGCTTTGATTTTTGGAAAATGGCAGAGCAACACAACAAGCCTCCTCTACCCGAGCCAAAATGGACTGATAGCTTTCTCTCACCTGCCCCACAAAAGCCCCTGCTGGCGCAGTCACCAGATGGGCGGTATAGACCTCCTCCATCTCACAATCCCAGACAAAGGACGACAGCTGACCAGCCTCATCAACCTCCACCACCGCCTCAAACTGCCCCTCCATGAACACCTCACGGTAGGTGTAACGATTGTCGGCGAAATAAAACCCGAAAGGGAGGAGGGAGGGGAGGTTGATTTGGTAAGAATTGGTTTTGTTCATTACTCTACTCCCCATCATTGTTTTCTAGAAAACAATGGAATTACATTATCAAACGTATCTAATTGAAGCAAATACTTATCAAAAAATTTCACATCAAATGAAAATAATTGACTGATGAAATTCTTTGATACCCTCTGATTTCGTTCAATATCTGACAGAGTTAAAAGATTGTTTGAAAGGATGACATCTAAGATACTTCTGATTTTACTTGGTTTCTTTAAGGGAATTTCCAAATCTAGCGGCTCAACTGCTTTATATCCTTTTTTTGAAATCTGCCTATAGAAATAAGAATTTTGCTGTGGAGTCAGTAAGCCAAGCTTGTAGGCTCTATATTCAAGCGCTTGAATTGAGACACCAAAACGTTTTTTTAACAAGATATATTGATCAGGATTGCTGACACGCTTACCTACAATATTCACAAAATCCATTAAAAATTGTTTCCTAGGTAACAGGAAATAGGAGGCGAATTGATTGGCTTCTTTCTCTTTTTCCTCTAATTCTTCTTTTGACAGTTCCTCAAAATCTACTTGGTTGTGCAAGAGTAGATGCCCTAGTTCATGTGCTAAATCAAAATTACGTCGTACCGCTGATTTTCCCAGTCCCAAAACGATAAAAGGTCGACCATTACGTGACCAAGCACTATAGGCATCCGCATTTCCATTGATTAATCTCTCTGAAATGTATATCCCAGATTTTTCCAAACTATAGAGGAGATTGGCATTATCAACTGATACTGCCAATACCTCTCTAGCATAATCAGCAATAAACTCAAGTGATTCATGTTGATGAAGTTTTTGCTCAATACTATCAACTAACTGGTAAATTATTTGATTAGGAATGGATACAAAGTTCTCCAAATAATCTATCATCTGATTCATTTTTTCCAAATATACCATTTGGATATGGATGGTTTTTTTGGCCTCAAGGTCTGCATTCCGAAAGGCAATGCGACTTAGTGAGAATGAACCATTCTTATCAACAGCATCAAAATAGTCAACTTCAACCTGAAAAAAACGAGCCATTGTTATCTTATTTTTCATTTTTGGAAGTGTAACTCCAGTTTCAAATTGCCATATAGCCTGTTCGGTCACTTCAAGCTCTCTTGCCAAATCTGCACGTGTAAGGCCATTCAGAAGTCGTAATTCTTCCAGTCTTGAACCATTGAACATTTTTTTGCCTTTCTAAGCTTCTTTTTCTGAAGCAAGACGTGGTATAATCTCAAAATCAGCTACATCATCAATCTCTGATAAGCCTTGTAACTCTTGATATTTTTCATCGTTAAAATCGACATTACTTGTAGAAATAAATGTTGATAAATTTTGAATTTCAATCAATTTCCCAGTTCTTGAATCAGGCATGATAACTTGAATATTGGTCAAGTGATGTAATTCATCAGCCTGATATGTGATAAAGAAAAAGTTATTGATAGATTGTTCAGACCGATTCAAAAGTTCAAATAAATTGTCATCAAACAATTCCATCTGAACAGGGAAAAGCGTACTTTCATCTGTATTCCTTGAAAGATTTTCTAGGTAACTTGTATTAATTTGAGCATAGTCAAATAAATAGCCCTTTCCACTTTTTACTGCTGTTGGAAAAACCTGCCGCAAGCGAGTAAGACCTTTTAAAACAAAACATACACGTCCTAATAGTTGATTTTCTGAGTTAAATTCTAAAAATTCCCAAGATTGACCCGCATGTTTCAACTCAAATTTATCAATAAAATTTAGGTTTGCAGTCGCAAGAGCATCATCTATATGATTAGCTTTAGTCCAAGCATAACCAGCAGAAACATGCATTGTTCTTCTCTTTTCAATTCGCTCATCAAGATAGGACTTGTATCCCTTCAATATAGCATCTACAATAGATTGACTTTGATCGGGAGTAAACACTTCTTTTTCCATATGCACCTCCATTTTTCATTATTTTATCATATTTTTATACAAAATATTAAATTTTAATACAAATATGGTTCTTTTTTTAAAGAAACGTCCGAACAGAACAGTATTCGGATTTTTTTTATTTAATATTTGAATTCTCAAATTTTTCAAGCAACTCAGTTGCAATAGATTGACTTTCCAATCTCAACAAACTAGCTTGGTCATCCGACTGATAAGTAAAGGGGGATAAATTGCCATACCAAACGAGATTACTATCTATGATGACTGTGGCCGTATCTATCCTTTCTGATACAAGCTTCACTTTTACATTGTTACTATTTATCCCCGTTAGCCACTCACTTAACTTATGGCTTTTGGAAATATGAATAACGACTTGTTTTCCAGAAGCAGTCCCAATAATTCCTGAATCTTACTAGACGAAAACGAATGCAATTGTAAATGGACTGTTGAACGTGTGTTCCGCAAATCCTCTCTAAATTTCTCCTCGTAGTCCCTACCACTGAATAATACTTGGGTTTGCTCCTTTTCACCAACTTGGTATGCCATTTTTCGATAGGCTATCTGACGTTTCTGGTACATTTTTTCAAGATAAGGAACGTGTATATCTAGATAATCAACTATTCTCACCTCAGTTTTGCCTTGATAGGGACGGTGAAGTCGCCCTGCATACTGTATGAGGTTATTTTTCCAAGACAAAGGAGCTGCCAAAATTAGTGTATCCAACTTTGGCATATCGAAGCCCTCTCCAATAAATTTTCCTGTTGAAATGAGGACAAATGGACTATTCTCATCTAGCTCACTGATTCTTTTCAGGAGTTCTTTCGTATCTCTTCTTTTACTCGCTCCACTCAGACAAAAAATATTGGTCATTTCTTTTTCAATAAGTAGCTTTTCCAATAGTTCTATATGTTCTCGTCGATTGACTAAGACAAGGATATTTCGCTTTTCTTGATATAGTTTGAAAATATCTTGCACAATCAAAGTATTGCGATGTAAATCTTTGGCAAGCCAATCATTAAGGGATGCAAAGTTCGTACTATTCGACTGTTCCAAGTCCAATTTCCCAAAAGATGTTAGACGAAGTAGTAACTTCTTTTTAAAATCGTATTGACCTGATTGAGCAGTATGTAAAATTGGACCAATACGTTGAAAGACAATCGGTTGGTGCCCGTTTTTGCGTTCTGGCGTTGCTGTTAAGCCATATAGATATTGACCAGCAAATTGAGCAACTACTTTTTCAAACTGCAAGGCTGTCACATGATGGCATTCATCTACAATCATCATATCGTAGTCCGACAAAAAGGCGGAAATAGCGTCCAATTGGAAGAGGGATTGAATCATAACC
Protein-coding regions in this window:
- a CDS encoding XRE family transcriptional regulator, with product MFNGSRLEELRLLNGLTRADLARELEVTEQAIWQFETGVTLPKMKNKITMARFFQVEVDYFDAVDKNGSFSLSRIAFRNADLEAKKTIHIQMVYLEKMNQMIDYLENFVSIPNQIIYQLVDSIEQKLHQHESLEFIADYAREVLAVSVDNANLLYSLEKSGIYISERLINGNADAYSAWSRNGRPFIVLGLGKSAVRRNFDLAHELGHLLLHNQVDFEELSKEELEEKEKEANQFASYFLLPRKQFLMDFVNIVGKRVSNPDQYILLKKRFGVSIQALEYRAYKLGLLTPQQNSYFYRQISKKGYKAVEPLDLEIPLKKPSKIRSILDVILSNNLLTLSDIERNQRVSKNFISQLFSFDVKFFDKYLLQLDTFDNVIPLFSRKQ
- a CDS encoding MmcQ/YjbR family DNA-binding protein; protein product: MNKTNSYQINLPSLLPFGFYFADNRYTYREVFMEGQFEAVVEVDEAGQLSSFVWDCEMEEVYTAHLVTAPAGAFVGQVRESYQSILARVEEACCVALPFSKNQSNRIAQLIKEKWGELPDYPFAKSPETGAFRHPANSKWYALVTQVKRGQLDGSADQELVEIVNLKVDGREIAELLSQSGIFPAYHMSKKSWVSVLLNDTVEDQAILALLEKSRYQVGPKSYKAEQGPDYWVIPANPKVYDIDTEFAENKIVYWPQKSTIQAGDIVAIYVTAPVQAIRYVCRVLGANLENRGESDIPTEKKVMQVELIAQLSDAVLPRERMLDLGVKAVRGPRRLTKELIDVLTSEVINIY